In one Massilia endophytica genomic region, the following are encoded:
- a CDS encoding hydroxymethylglutaryl-CoA lyase has product MSLPKKVKIVEVGPRDGLQNEKEEVPAQVKIELVNRLTAAGFPNIEAASFVSPKWVPQMATSKEVMAAIERKPGVIYSALTPNMQGFEAALAAKADEVVIFGAASEAFSQRNINCSIAESIERFRPVAQAAKQHGLRLRASVSTAFGCPYQGEVPLDAVGDVVARMRDLGCDEIDIADTIGVSTPRKTQAVMERAIKEFRIDGLSGHFHDTYGQALANIYASMEVGITIFHSSVSGLGGCPYAKGATGNVATEDVLYMMNGLGIETGIDLDTVVDAGHFISQFLGRKGASRAGNAILAKRAG; this is encoded by the coding sequence ATGAGCCTGCCGAAGAAGGTCAAGATTGTGGAAGTGGGTCCGCGCGACGGCCTGCAGAACGAGAAAGAGGAAGTCCCGGCCCAGGTGAAGATCGAGCTGGTGAACCGGCTGACGGCTGCGGGCTTTCCGAACATCGAGGCAGCGTCCTTCGTGTCGCCGAAGTGGGTGCCGCAGATGGCCACCAGTAAGGAAGTGATGGCGGCTATCGAGCGAAAGCCGGGGGTCATCTACTCCGCGCTCACCCCGAACATGCAGGGCTTCGAGGCCGCGCTGGCGGCCAAGGCGGATGAAGTGGTGATTTTCGGCGCCGCTTCCGAGGCCTTCTCGCAGCGGAACATCAACTGCTCCATTGCCGAGTCCATCGAGCGCTTCAGGCCTGTAGCGCAGGCGGCCAAGCAGCACGGGCTGCGCCTGCGCGCCAGCGTCAGCACGGCCTTCGGCTGCCCCTACCAGGGCGAAGTGCCTCTGGATGCGGTGGGCGATGTGGTGGCGCGCATGCGCGACCTGGGCTGCGACGAGATCGACATCGCCGACACCATTGGCGTATCCACGCCGCGCAAGACGCAGGCCGTGATGGAGCGCGCCATCAAGGAATTCCGCATCGACGGCCTCTCCGGCCACTTCCACGACACCTACGGCCAGGCGCTTGCGAATATCTACGCCAGCATGGAAGTTGGGATCACCATCTTCCATTCCTCGGTGTCCGGCCTGGGCGGCTGCCCCTACGCAAAAGGCGCCACCGGCAATGTGGCCACGGAAGACGTGCTGTACATGATGAACGGCCTGGGCATCGAAACCGGCATCGATCTGGATACGGTGGTGGACGCAGGCCACTTCATCTCCCAGTTCCTGGGCCGCAAGGGCGCCAGCCGCGCGGGCAACGCTATCCTGGCGAAGAGGGCCGGCTAA
- a CDS encoding 2-hydroxyacid dehydrogenase, translating to MRILLYRADGNTGPWIEDFARWLPEAEMVAWQEGADCGPCDYAITWGAPEPALKELAKVKAIFLGGAGADAILKHEDAIPRHVPIVRLGDAGMAIQMAEYVLHAVLRYFRRFDEYEAQARAGQWSPLPQHSREDFAIGVLGAGVLGSRVLDALKPFGFPLHAWSRSAKQIEGVRCHHGEEGLDALLRKARVLVCMLPLTPDTANLLNRTNLGKLPQGAYLINVARGAHVAEPDLLTLMKSGHIAGATLDVFRNEPLPVQHPFWQEPRITITPHISALTQRSESVQQIADKIRKLEKGETIADVVNREQGY from the coding sequence CGAGATGGTGGCCTGGCAGGAGGGGGCGGATTGCGGGCCTTGCGACTATGCGATCACCTGGGGCGCGCCCGAACCTGCGCTGAAGGAGCTGGCCAAGGTCAAGGCGATCTTCCTTGGCGGCGCAGGCGCGGACGCGATCCTGAAACACGAGGATGCGATTCCGCGCCACGTTCCCATCGTGCGCCTGGGCGATGCGGGCATGGCCATCCAGATGGCGGAGTATGTGCTGCATGCCGTGCTGCGCTACTTCCGCCGCTTCGACGAATACGAGGCGCAGGCGCGCGCAGGACAATGGTCGCCGCTGCCGCAGCACAGCCGCGAAGACTTCGCCATCGGCGTTCTTGGCGCCGGTGTGCTGGGCAGCCGAGTGCTGGATGCGCTGAAACCCTTCGGCTTTCCGCTGCACGCGTGGAGCCGCAGTGCGAAGCAGATCGAGGGCGTGCGTTGCCACCATGGCGAAGAAGGGCTGGATGCCCTGCTGCGAAAGGCGCGCGTGCTGGTCTGCATGCTGCCGCTCACGCCGGATACTGCCAATCTCCTCAACCGAACGAACCTGGGCAAGCTGCCGCAGGGCGCTTACCTGATCAACGTGGCGCGCGGCGCCCATGTGGCGGAGCCGGACCTGCTGACGCTGATGAAGTCCGGCCACATTGCAGGCGCCACCCTCGACGTGTTCCGCAACGAGCCGCTGCCGGTGCAGCATCCGTTCTGGCAGGAGCCGCGCATCACCATCACGCCGCATATCTCGGCGCTGACCCAGCGCAGCGAGAGCGTGCAGCAGATCGCGGACAAGATCCGCAAACTGGAAAAGGGCGAGACCATCGCCGATGTCGTCAACCGCGAACAGGGATACTGA